Proteins co-encoded in one Arachis hypogaea cultivar Tifrunner chromosome 13, arahy.Tifrunner.gnm2.J5K5, whole genome shotgun sequence genomic window:
- the LOC112737900 gene encoding pentatricopeptide repeat-containing protein At2g20710, mitochondrial → MVVLTRLKSALHLLPRSSVTYATSASSTSNLLPAKRNQIAAVYVPQDLYRRIFTVTDPTLPVVTILEQWVQDGQTLTYDKLLFLIKQLRSRKRYKNALEVSFWMSDKGYSEPGSAEFSLRLDLIAKAKGIEEAESYFDSIPKYSRAAECYSSLLNCYAQVRDVDKAERIMLQMKHLGFARSTLARNSLLNLYYQTQNYDKVENLLLEMKEEGVKFDRFTYATLINTYAAKSDIEGIDKLLAQLEDDPSYSQHVDWWSVYAVAANWYGKLGLHDKAFNALKKSEKRLSYTIWNEAFPYLMTQYATIGKKEEVMRLWNIYMMDGKLLKKQYYSAVVSSFLKVDEIELAKSIFEEWESRNRYFRNFFIPNKMIAAYSRNGNMEEAEAIVNRTIMKGGKPNLWTWSWLLFGYVSQRNFARAVRCMKEAVSICEVGCKWRPLLESLAAIFQYLKFNGDMEEAEDLIRSLSSKNIISLDVHNKLMSWIKDVESNVPAIDVLGLDSHKQTGEISEPEEDRNSPDFCLSHQ, encoded by the exons ATGGTAGTACTCACTCGTCTGAAATCCGCTTTAcatcttcttcctcgttcttccGTGACCTACGCAACCTCTGCCTCTTCCACCTCCAACCTCTTACCGGCGAAGAGGAATCAAATCGCCGCCGTTTATGTCCCGCAGGATTTGTACCGTCGGATATTCACTGTGACCGATCCAACTCTCCCGGTTGTTACGATTCTCGAGCAGTGGGTTCAGGATGGCCAAACTCTTACCTACGATAAACTGCTATTCCTTATCAAGCAACTTAGGTCACGCAAAAGATATAAAAACGCCCTCGAG GTGTCATTTTGGATGTCTGACAAAGGATACTCTGAACCTGGATCTGCAGAATTTAGTTTAAGACTGGACTTGATTGCAAAGGCTAAGGGAATAGAAGAAGCTGAATCCTATTTTGATAGCATTCCGAAATACTCAAGAGCTGCAGAATGTTACAGCTCTCTTCTTAATTGCTATGCTCAAGTTAGGGATGTGGATAAAGCTGAAAGGATCATGCTGCAGATGAAACATTTGGGTTTTGCAAGGTCTACTTTGGCGAGAAATTCTTTGCTTAACCTCTACTATCAAACACAAAACTATGACAAAGTGGAAAATTTGTTGCTTGAAATGAAAGAAGAGGGTGTTAAATTCGATAGATTTACATACGCCACCTTGATTAATACATATGCGGCCAAATCTGATATAGAAGGAATCGACAAACTTCTTGCACAGTTAGAAGATGATCCATCGTATTCCCAACATGTAGATTGGTGGAGTGTTTATGCTGTGGCAGCCAATTGGTATGGCAAACTCGGGCTTCATGATAAAGCTTTTAACGCTTTAAAGAAATCAGAGAAGCGCCTGAGTTATACAATCTGGAATGAGGCCTTTCCTTACCTTATGACTCAATATGCAACAAtagggaagaaagaagaagtgaTGAGGTTGTGGAATATTTACATGATGGATGGGAAGTTACTCAAAAAACAGTATTATTCAGCTGTAGTAAGTTCATTTCTCAAGGTGGATGAGATTGAACTTGCTAAGAGTATCTTTGAGGAGTGGGAATCTAGAAATCGGTatttcagaaatttctttattCCGAACAAGATGATAGCAGCTTACAGCAGAAACGGCAATATGGAGGAAGCTGAAGCCATTGTTAATAGGACAATCATGAAGGGAGGAAAGCCAAATTTATGGACTTGGTCATGGCTCTTGTTTGGATATGTTTCCCAAAGAAATTTTGCGAGGGCTGTTCGATGTATGAAAGAGGCAGTTTCTATCTGTGAAGTGGGGTGTAAGTGGAGGCCACTACTGGAATCCTTAGCTGCCATTTTTCAGTACTTGAAATTTAATGGAGATATGGAGGAGGCAGAGGATTTGATAAGGTCACTCAGTAGCAAGAATATTATCTCGCTTGATGTTCATAACAAGCTGATGAGTTGGATTAAGGATGTGGAGTCAAATGTGCCTGCAATTGATGTGCTGGGTTTAGATTCTCATAAACAAACAGGTGAAATTTCAGAGCCAGAGGAAGATAGAAACAGCCCTGACTTCTGCCTTAGCCATCAATAA